In the genome of Paenibacillus sp. GP183, the window GATGAAATCCTGGGCGCGGTCCAAGGTGATGCCATATTTGTCCCGCAGGAAGAAAGCGTAATAGCTGCTCATGGCTACGCCGTACCAGGAGCGGATAAATACAAGAAATATGAGCATGGAAATGGCGAAAAGCACTTGTTTACGACGTTCAGGGCTGACTTTTCTTGCGATCGTTTTTCTCACAATGACGGGTGTTTCAACCAGCAGAGCTCTATACCACTTAGCAATATAAAATTGTACAGCAATTGCCAATGCCGCGACTCCGGTAAACCAAATGGCGCCGAATTGACCGAACGGAATAAAGATCAGCTTCGTCATGATCGGAGCGAGGGATTGGCCGGCATTGCCCCCGACTTGATAGATCGATTGCGCCAAACCTTTGCGAGGTCCGGCAGCCAAATGGGAAACACGCGAGCCTTCCGGATGAAATGCAGCCGAACCGAGCCCGACAAAGCAAACCGCCACAAGTACGACCCCGTATGATGGAGCAAATGCGAGCAGCAGCATCCCAACTAAAGAGAAAGCCATCCCGAGCGGCAGCAAGTAAGGGGACGGCTTGCGGTCGGAATACATTCCCACCACAGGCTGCATGATGGAAGCAGTTAGGTTGATAGTAAACAAAATCCAGCCAACCTGTGTGTAGGACAGGTGCATTTTATCTTTTAGAATCGGAAATATGGCAGGAATTACGGATTGCATCGAATCATTAAGCAAATGTACGATGCTGATGGCCAGTAAAATCCGATACACGGTCGGTTTGACATCGACAACTGCGTTTGCTGGCTGTGGAGCGGTTGTAATGGAAGCCATAAGAAATTTCTCCTTTGCGCATTGCTTTGGAAATTAATAAATGAATTAATGAATAAAGACGCCAAGCTCCTCACCCACTCTTACCTTGCTTCCTACGGATAGATCCGTTCTTGGATTGAATGTGTTCTCCTCAAGAAGCAGAACGACTGTGGAACCAAATTCAAAGTAAGCCAGCTCCTGGCCTTTTTCGAGGTGATGGGGCAGGGGCTCGACATACTGAATACTGCTTACATTCAAAGCTCCAACCTTAACAACAGCCACTTCGGCAGCTTCATGCTGAATAAAAGTAATCAGTCTTTCATTACGGCTGAGCACTCTGGTCATAAAACGAAGACCGAAATCATTAACGGGATATACTTTACCCGGTACATGCTCCTTCTCCAAAATCTCACCTGTGATGGGAGCATGGATACGATGATAATCGGTCGGGCTCAAATATAGCACAAAGTAAAAGCCGTTTTTGTAATTGATTGTTCTCGGCGAGCGGTTGAGCAGATCATCGATGGTATAATCTTGGCCCTTCACTCCGAGCAGCATGCCCTGCTGAATGGTGCCCATACCTGTTATAAGGGCATCGACGGGACTAAGTACAGCATTAGGCTCGCTTAATATGGGGCGAAGCCCCGGCTTCAGCCTTCTGGTAAAAAAATCATTCAAAGAAGCGTAATCGCCAATATGCTTTTCCGCTTCCTCGATTCGGATTCCGTAAGTTTTGGCAAAACGGGGAATAAGGGCTCGGCTAGCTCTGGATTTCGCAAATGCTCCTGTTAGCTGCGATACCCACTTGCGAGAGGAAAGCTCGGTCAGCAGGCGAAACAACGGTTTCGACATATTTTTCAAGGACTCCTATCCTAAGAGCAATCGTTCTGCGGTACTCCGCTAATCTTGCCACAGAATGCACCAAGAATCAATCGCTGTAAAGGGTTTTTTTGATGTTTACTGGGGCATGCTTTTATAGTACCATAACCGTAGACTAGGACCCTATCCTACTATTTAATTATGCTTATATGGATTGCGTAAATGCCGGATTGTGGGACGTTATCTGTAAGGAGTGAACGTGATCATGACCTGGATTATTCTTTTATCCGCTATCGTCATCCCTTTGTTGATGCTGGGACTGGTGCGGGCTTTTGCTTTCTGCCGAAGGCTGTTTGACGCATTAGCCGTGCTGAGCGCTTATGTTTTTGGCATTATTGCGGCGATAGCGGTTTATGAAATCCTTCGAGATGACGTGGTGTTCATGACTCGGATCCACGGAGTTTTTAACAATATCTGGTTTCTTGCCAGCGGCGCATATCTCGGCAATTATGGATTGTACAAGCTCATCCAGATGATGATCAGGCAATGGAGATGAGATAAAAATTAAACTCATCAAGAAGTATTTACGTCTTACATAGGAGCAGCAACCAGGCTTTGAATCCATATCCAGGTATCTGATTAGATATCTGGATTTTTGTTATTTATCATTGTCATTGCAGCAGGGGCTGGCATCGGAAGTTTAACAACATGGAATAGTTGGCAAAACTAGGATTGTGCTAAAAATAAATGAAAGCAGATGAGTAAATGAAAATAAAGCGTGCTTTCATTGGTTTGTCGGTGCTCTGTGCGATAATGCTTTGTTCATGCTCTCGCACGCCAGGCGGTATAGCGCCTGCCGGTTCGCCGAATGGCCAAGCTTCATCTCAACTGCCAACAGCTACGCCTGCCTCTGGATCTTCCGATTTGTCTCAGTCATCCAGACCTGACGCTTCGACGGCTACAAGCCCAGCCAAACCTCCGGCATTGACTCAGGAGTCGATTCAAATAAAGCTGAAGCAAATGACCGCGAATGAAAAAATCGGGCAAATGGTATTGGCAGGAATAGACGGCACAACAATGAATGCCCAAACAAAAGCGCTCATCCAGGACTACCAAGCAGGCGGCATTATTTTTTACAAGGTTAATCTGGCCAATACCCGGCAAGCGACAGAATTGATCAATTCCTTGAAGGACACGAATTCGCGAAATTCAACCCCATTATGGCTTAGTCTGGACGAGGAAGGTGGAAGGGTTTCCCGTCTACCGGATGAGCTCCATAAATTTCCGACGAATGCGGTGATTGGTCAAGCAAATAACGAGAAATTTTCTTTTGCCGCGGGCAGCACCATAGGCTTGGAATTAAGAGCATACGGCCTGAATATGGATTTTGCGCCGGTTCTTGATATCAACAGCAATCCGAATAACCCGGTGATTGGGAATCGTTCATTCGGTGCGAATGCCAAGGTCGTCAGCAGGCTGGGTGTTCAGACCATGAATGGCCTCCAGTCACAGAGCATAGTTTCTGTTGTGAAGCATTTTCCTGGACATGGCGATACCTCAATAGATTCACATATTGATCTTCCTGTCGTGCAGCACGATCTGAATCGGTTGCGTTCTCTGGAGCTGGTTCCCTTTGCTGAAGCCATTAAAAACAAAGCGGATGCGGTCATGGTCGCCCATATCCTGCTGCCGAAAATAGATGCAACAAATCCAGCCTCTTTTTCCAAAACCATCATCACCGGCATTCTGCGCAAGGAGCTTGGTTTTCAGGGATTAGTCATTTCGGATGATATGACCATGGGGGCCATCGCCACAAATTACGAGCTCGGCGAAGCTGCGGTTAAAGCTGTGCTGGCCGGCGTGGATGTGATTTTGGTAGGCCATGAGTATGAGAAAGAGGTGAAAGTGATCCTGGCGCTGCGGCAAGCGGTGAAGGATAAACGAATATCCATGGATCAGTTGAATACAAGCGTTACTCGCATTCTAACGCTGAAGAGCAAGTACGGAATTTCGGATCAAAAAATAACAGAACCGAATGTCGCCAAGCTGAATGCAGAAGTAGATAAGGTAATGAAATTAATCCAATAATGAAGAAGAGCTTAGAAAACTATTCTGTAGGTTCCAATGGGGTTCGTATGGGTAATGACAAGCAATATATTGAATAATTATGTAATAATGTTAAATTAAGTAAAAACAAGGGAGAATGATAAATGGAGGCGATATATCCGAAACCGAAATTGAACAAACGCCTCCATGCCAAATACACTTGATTAAATTAAATCAGTTTAAGCAGAGCGTTCGTTTTGCTCTTTTCGATTTTGATCGCGAGCTTGAGCTTCGACGCAGGAAGAAATTCGTTTTTATGAAACGGTTTTTTCGCAGTCTCGTGGAACAGGTGGGGAAACAGGCAGTCTATATAAACCACCCTTAATTGCTCAGTTGTTAAAGGATGCACAGCCGTGTACCAGGAAATGATATTTTTAAACAAAGCGGAATCCCATTTCCCTTCCTTCACCATTTCTTTCAAAATCATTTTCCGCAAATCCCGCGCCGGAACATCGTAGGTTACACTGTCCAGATCGAGAACGACGGCTCCATCGCGAGTAAAGAGCACGTTATTTTCGCTGAAATCCTGGTGGCACAGCCCTTTCCGTGCTTTTGTTCCCGTCCACTGGGGATAATTCGATTTGAGCAGAAGCTGTGTCGCTTTTTCCCCTTGACCAATGACAGTATCGATGTGCTGCTGCAATATGTGAACTAACCGCGGCGAGCGCCGTGACGTTTTCCATGATTTGAAGCGTTCCAGCATCGAATGATATTGGCTGGGCCATCTCGACCATTTGCTCGATTCACGGCAAGCCGTTTTGGGGCGGAAGCCTAGTGATTTTTTATGAAAGACGGCCAAGCCTTCAATCGCTTTTTTCAAGTCCCTACCCTGGGAAAAATGCGGCTTTTTTCCAATGACCCAATCGTACAGCACGAAGATATGTCCGTTTTTGCTTACGTATGGCGTCCCGCCTTTCGTTTTGATAATGGCCGGTACGTTAGCCTTTTTCTCCATTAAAAATTGCTGCGCCTGGATCGAGAAATGTACCTTTTCCAGACCGGAACGAAGCCGTTTCAAACAGAACGGGCCCTTTGAAGTTTCTACTTTCCAAACGGTTTTCATTCCTCCGCTTTCAATCAAACGAATCGAAACAGGGACGATATTGTAAGAGGTCATGACCTGCCGCGCCAGGGAAATCAATTTGTCGCTCAATCGTCTCAGTCCTTTCCCTGCGTAGCTGCATTCGTGATGCCGGTCCATTTGTCCAGAACCTTATTTTTGGACAGCTCCGCGCGAATCATCAGCTTCAGCTTTTCCAGCGATTTGGCGGAGCTCCATTCCCCCGTTCTACTCTTGAAGTATTTGCTGCCGATTCCGTAATAAAGATACGGGAAAAGGAGGTCCGCGTACAGTACCTTGTATTCATCCGAAGTAAGGGGGTGAACCGATTGATAGGCGCGCAGCATGCTTATTGTTTTCGCGCGATTCCAGCCTTTTTTCTTCATCACTTTGTTTAAAATCTTTCTCAGGTCTCTGGCAGGAAGATCGTAAGTGAAGGAGTCCGTATCGATGATCGCCATGGACTGTTTCGTTTTGAGCAAATTTCCCGAGGCGAAATCCTGATGGCATATGTTTTTTTCGCTGTTCACCTTGCGCACCCAGTTGGTATATGCGCTGCCGCGAATGATGTTCAGCGCTTTGTTCCCTTCGGCAATAAAGCGATCCACATGCTTAAGGAACAATTTGCAGAAGGGGCTGTTATTTTTTGCCGCCAGGGACTTGAAATTCCGCAGTTCATCGAGGTGCTTCACGTAACTTTTTTCCCATTTGCCAAGATGCTCCCGCTGCCCTGATTCTCCTTTGTAGGAAAATCCTCTAGAGGCCTTATGAAATTTGCCCATCGCCTTCATGATGGCCGCGAGGTCGCTGGAGTTATCGTATTCCGGCGATTTGCCCCGATAGGCCTCGGAAAGTACATAAAACGCGCCTTGACGTTCGGCAAAATCGCTGCCAGAGCGGGTCGGGATGACAGCAGGCAGCTCAATGCCGCGAGCTCGTAAATGCCGCACTGCTTTACAAATAAATTGCACCCGTCCCGCCTTCTGTGCCGGAGATTTTTTCAAAATTTTATTCCCCTTGTTGGTGAGAACGGACCAAACTCCTTTTTTCCCTTTGTAAGAGATCATTTTAATTCCTTTCACCTGGAAAGGGTACGCTTTGAGAATTTCACGAATGGGCTCTTTTTGCGCGGAGTCACTCATATTGATGTCGCTCCATTCAACCGTTCTGATGACAATTTGGCCCGCTTTTGGTAAGCTTTCGTATACACTGCATTTAATCGTTTGGCGACATGTTCGAAAGTAAAGTTCTTTACCACAAAATTTCGCCCGTTTTTGGCCATGCGCATCGCTTCAGTCGGGTTGGACAGCATGTAATTAATGTCACTCGCAAAAGCAGACGGTTTTGTATAAGCTTTAACGACAAGCCCGTTATCCCGGTGTTTAATCACTTCCGGATTTCCTCCCCGGTTCGTGGTAATTATGGGCAGACCCGCTCCCATCGCTTCGTAATGAACCCGGGCAAGCGGTTCCTGCCATTGCGAGCTGCACACGAAGACGTCAGCCATTAAGTAATGGTGCGGCATTTGATCATTCGGAATATATTTGGTGAAAATAATTTTTTTCCCATAAGGCCTTGCAAGTTTGTAGAGACTCCGAACGTAATCATCGACCGAATTGTCGCTGAACCATTTCCCGCCGACAATGACCAGAACTGCATCCTTATGCCGCATGAGTATTTGTTTCATCGACCGAATGAGAACATGCGGCCCTTTCTTGTCACTGAGACGGCCGACGAACAAGATGACCTTTTTTCCTTCAATTCCAAATTTCTTGCGGACTTTTTCGCGTATCGATTGCGCCTCATGCGTCCACGAGGGAATATAAGTGTCTATATTTAATCCGGAATAGACGGTCTTCACCAAAGATTTGGCCTGAGTGAAACGCCTGGTTACAGTACGTCCCATATAGTTGCTTACCGTCATGATCTTGTCGACCGAGGCAAGTACTTTTTTTCCTTGAGCATGCGTTAATTTTTTTGGCGCAAACATTTCGTTATGAAGGCTGACCACAAACCTGCTTTGAGGGGCGGCTTTTTTGAACATTATGGCATTCTTGGGGCGGTTGAATATATGCACTACGTCGAACTTCTCTGCTGCCAGCGATTTGGCGACACTGCTGACAAAACTTCCTGAAGGAAAGCGAATATAAGAGATGCCGTTGTGCTTTCCCTTTCTGGCCAGCTTCGGGTCGGTAATCGAATAAATGGTAAGCTGGTGCTTTTTGCTCAAGAACGGGGCTACCCCATCAATCATAATCTGGATGGCACCGCCTTTAATTGCAGGGGAAGGCAGCTTTTCCGTACATATTAAGGCCAGTTTCATAAACATCCTCCTCATAAATTGTACATATCTTCAAGGTCGGCGAGTTCTTTTTGTAAACCATTCCTTATGCTGATTTTAGGTTCATACTGCAGCAATTTTCCGGCTTTTGCGATATTGGCCCAGGTGTGCTTCGGTTCTCCTCTAGGCTCTCCCATATACTGCAAGGCAGCCTTTTGACCGGTAAGCTCCTCCAAAATAGCGATTACCTCCAAAATGGAAGCTCGTTCTTTTCCGCCGATGTTGATCGTTTCTCCCGCCGCATGGGGGTATCGCAGCAGGGAGACTGTTGCCTCGACGCAATCGTCGATATAAGTGAAATCCCGCGTCTGGGTCCCATCGCCATGAACAGGAATCGGTTTCCCCCGAAGCATATGATGAATGAAACGATGGAAGGCCATATCGCTTCGCTGTCGCGGTCCGTAAACGGTAAAATAGCGAAGAATGACGATGGGAATTTGCATTTGTTTGTTATAAACCCTGCACAAATGCTCTCCGCACAGCTTGCTGATTCCGTAAGGGGAAAGAGGGGAGGTGGCGGCATCTTCGGATACCATTTCCTTCGTCTCCCCATATACGGAAGAAGTCGAGGCATAAATGAGAGCTTGCAGCGGGGCATTCTTACAAGCTTCCAGCATTTGTTGGGTGACAAGGATGTTGTTGGTCACATAAGATTGAAAGTCGTCACCCCAGCTTGAACGTACGCCGGGCATGCCAGCCAGGTGATAGACGGCGTCAACGTCAGGGAGCCACTTCTTCCACTCAAAATCGAGCAAATTTTGTTCAATATTTAAAAAACGAGGGTGGTCGCTCAAGTTTTGAATATTTCTCTGCTTGATCCATCTCAGCTCCGGTTGTATGAGACCATCGATTCCAATCACTTCATTCCGGTCGTCCTGCAGCAGCCGCTCGCATAAGTGCGACCCAATAAAGCCGGCAGCCCCTGTAACGATAATTCTCATGTTCGTCCAACTCCCATATAACGAATTCCACACGCCTCCACAGTATGCTTGTTAACGCAATTCCGGCCATCCAGAAGCAGCTTTCCTTTCATCCGATTCTTCACCAACTTCCAGTCAGCCTGAACGAAGGCGTCCCATTCTGTTGCGATCACTAGCGCATCGGCATCCTGAACGGAGTCGTACATTTGATGATGCCAGGTGACAGAGGGGAGAGCAGGCCGGACCATAGGATCATAAGCATGAACGTTATATCCAGTCTCGCTGAGCCGCCGGAGTAAACGCACGGACTGAGACGACCTTACATCGTCCGTTTGCGGCTTAAAACTGGCGCCCCAAACCGTTATTTTGTGTGGAGGATCCCCTTCCAGAGCGGCGATCAATTTCTGCATATAGACGTCAATCTGTGTTTCATTTACTTTCTGAACCGCCTGTAACAGGGAAGGCTCGATCTGTCGTGACA includes:
- a CDS encoding MFS transporter, translated to MASITTAPQPANAVVDVKPTVYRILLAISIVHLLNDSMQSVIPAIFPILKDKMHLSYTQVGWILFTINLTASIMQPVVGMYSDRKPSPYLLPLGMAFSLVGMLLLAFAPSYGVVLVAVCFVGLGSAAFHPEGSRVSHLAAGPRKGLAQSIYQVGGNAGQSLAPIMTKLIFIPFGQFGAIWFTGVAALAIAVQFYIAKWYRALLVETPVIVRKTIARKVSPERRKQVLFAISMLIFLVFIRSWYGVAMSSYYAFFLRDKYGITLDRAQDFIFLFLAAGAIGTFLGGPIADRFGRRNVIFFSMLGSAPLALLLPHVSLGWAYVLLFINGFILLSSFSVTVVYAQMLYPGKIGTVSGLIIGLAFGMGGIGGVVLGKLSDLIGTLRVMELCGYLPLFGILTFLLPTDRKLEAWTEEE
- a CDS encoding NAD-dependent epimerase/dehydratase family protein, which codes for MRIIVTGAAGFIGSHLCERLLQDDRNEVIGIDGLIQPELRWIKQRNIQNLSDHPRFLNIEQNLLDFEWKKWLPDVDAVYHLAGMPGVRSSWGDDFQSYVTNNILVTQQMLEACKNAPLQALIYASTSSVYGETKEMVSEDAATSPLSPYGISKLCGEHLCRVYNKQMQIPIVILRYFTVYGPRQRSDMAFHRFIHHMLRGKPIPVHGDGTQTRDFTYIDDCVEATVSLLRYPHAAGETINIGGKERASILEVIAILEELTGQKAALQYMGEPRGEPKHTWANIAKAGKLLQYEPKISIRNGLQKELADLEDMYNL
- a CDS encoding glycosyltransferase family 4 protein, whose protein sequence is MKLALICTEKLPSPAIKGGAIQIMIDGVAPFLSKKHQLTIYSITDPKLARKGKHNGISYIRFPSGSFVSSVAKSLAAEKFDVVHIFNRPKNAIMFKKAAPQSRFVVSLHNEMFAPKKLTHAQGKKVLASVDKIMTVSNYMGRTVTRRFTQAKSLVKTVYSGLNIDTYIPSWTHEAQSIREKVRKKFGIEGKKVILFVGRLSDKKGPHVLIRSMKQILMRHKDAVLVIVGGKWFSDNSVDDYVRSLYKLARPYGKKIIFTKYIPNDQMPHHYLMADVFVCSSQWQEPLARVHYEAMGAGLPIITTNRGGNPEVIKHRDNGLVVKAYTKPSAFASDINYMLSNPTEAMRMAKNGRNFVVKNFTFEHVAKRLNAVYTKAYQKRAKLSSERLNGATSI
- a CDS encoding CotS family spore coat protein: MSDSAQKEPIREILKAYPFQVKGIKMISYKGKKGVWSVLTNKGNKILKKSPAQKAGRVQFICKAVRHLRARGIELPAVIPTRSGSDFAERQGAFYVLSEAYRGKSPEYDNSSDLAAIMKAMGKFHKASRGFSYKGESGQREHLGKWEKSYVKHLDELRNFKSLAAKNNSPFCKLFLKHVDRFIAEGNKALNIIRGSAYTNWVRKVNSEKNICHQDFASGNLLKTKQSMAIIDTDSFTYDLPARDLRKILNKVMKKKGWNRAKTISMLRAYQSVHPLTSDEYKVLYADLLFPYLYYGIGSKYFKSRTGEWSSAKSLEKLKLMIRAELSKNKVLDKWTGITNAATQGKD
- the nagZ gene encoding beta-N-acetylhexosaminidase, which produces MKIKRAFIGLSVLCAIMLCSCSRTPGGIAPAGSPNGQASSQLPTATPASGSSDLSQSSRPDASTATSPAKPPALTQESIQIKLKQMTANEKIGQMVLAGIDGTTMNAQTKALIQDYQAGGIIFYKVNLANTRQATELINSLKDTNSRNSTPLWLSLDEEGGRVSRLPDELHKFPTNAVIGQANNEKFSFAAGSTIGLELRAYGLNMDFAPVLDINSNPNNPVIGNRSFGANAKVVSRLGVQTMNGLQSQSIVSVVKHFPGHGDTSIDSHIDLPVVQHDLNRLRSLELVPFAEAIKNKADAVMVAHILLPKIDATNPASFSKTIITGILRKELGFQGLVISDDMTMGAIATNYELGEAAVKAVLAGVDVILVGHEYEKEVKVILALRQAVKDKRISMDQLNTSVTRILTLKSKYGISDQKITEPNVAKLNAEVDKVMKLIQ
- a CDS encoding CotS family spore coat protein, giving the protein MSDKLISLARQVMTSYNIVPVSIRLIESGGMKTVWKVETSKGPFCLKRLRSGLEKVHFSIQAQQFLMEKKANVPAIIKTKGGTPYVSKNGHIFVLYDWVIGKKPHFSQGRDLKKAIEGLAVFHKKSLGFRPKTACRESSKWSRWPSQYHSMLERFKSWKTSRRSPRLVHILQQHIDTVIGQGEKATQLLLKSNYPQWTGTKARKGLCHQDFSENNVLFTRDGAVVLDLDSVTYDVPARDLRKMILKEMVKEGKWDSALFKNIISWYTAVHPLTTEQLRVVYIDCLFPHLFHETAKKPFHKNEFLPASKLKLAIKIEKSKTNALLKLI
- the asd gene encoding archaetidylserine decarboxylase (Phosphatidylserine decarboxylase is synthesized as a single chain precursor. Generation of the pyruvoyl active site from a Ser is coupled to cleavage of a Gly-Ser bond between the larger (beta) and smaller (alpha chains). It is an integral membrane protein.), coding for MSKPLFRLLTELSSRKWVSQLTGAFAKSRASRALIPRFAKTYGIRIEEAEKHIGDYASLNDFFTRRLKPGLRPILSEPNAVLSPVDALITGMGTIQQGMLLGVKGQDYTIDDLLNRSPRTINYKNGFYFVLYLSPTDYHRIHAPITGEILEKEHVPGKVYPVNDFGLRFMTRVLSRNERLITFIQHEAAEVAVVKVGALNVSSIQYVEPLPHHLEKGQELAYFEFGSTVVLLLEENTFNPRTDLSVGSKVRVGEELGVFIH